From Mytilus edulis chromosome 9, xbMytEdul2.2, whole genome shotgun sequence, the proteins below share one genomic window:
- the LOC139489218 gene encoding ras-related protein Rab-40B-like — protein sequence MSSLESSPSNSLNRSVTGLGSPSPKSYDYLLKFLLVGDSDVGKEELITGLDDGATESPYGVSTCGIDYKTTTILLDGKRVKLQLWDTSGQGRFCTIFRSYSRGAQGILLVYDITNKWSFDGIDRWIKEVNEHAPGVPKILVGNRLHLAYKRQVSEAAAEAYALRNDMAFFEVSPLCDFNVTESYAELSRLALKRNGVSRSWGHNKVLSLQELACHTIVSSTTIYGIDNLPLPQTLKSHLKSYALTNKTRARMLSFIHRDKSKKPKYLNPSDSPPMNCRKSCCIS from the exons ATGTCCTCTTTGGAAAGTTCGCCTAGCAATAGTCTGAACAGATCTGTAACTGGGCTGGGATCTCCTTCTCCAAAATCATATGACTATTTACTTAAGTTTTTGTTAGTTGGAGACAGTGACGTAGGAAAAGAAGAATTAATTACCGGTTTAGATGATGGTGCTACTGAATCTCCATATGGTGTTTCAACTTGTG GTATAGATTACAAGACAACCACCATACTCCTAGATGGCAAGAGAGTAAAATTACAGCTATG GGATACTTCAGGCCAAGGAAGATTCTGTACAATATTTAGGTCATATTCCAGAGGAGCTCAG GGTATCCTGTTGGTATATGACATAACAAACAAATGGTCATTTGATGGAATTGACCGCTGGATAAAAGAGGTCAACGAG cATGCACCTGGAGTACCTAAAATTTTAGTTGGAAATCGTTTACATCTAGCCTACAAAAGACAAGTTAGTGAGGCAGCTGCCGAGGCCTATGCCCTGAGAAATGATATGGCATTCTTTGAAGTCAGTCCACTCTGTGATTTTAATGTGACAGAATCTTACGCTGAATTATCCAGGCTGGCATtgaaaagaaatggcgtcagtaGATCATGGGGGCATAACAAAg TGCTGAGTTTACAGGAGTTGGCCTGTCACACGATTGTTTCCAGTACGACTATATATGGCATAGACAATCTTCCTTTACCACAGACTCTCAAATCTCACCTCAAATCGTATGCATTGACAAACAAGACCCGTGCACGCATGCTTAGTTTTATACACAGAGACAAGAGCAAGAAACCAAAATACTTAAATCCCAGCGACTCGCCGCCTATGAACTGTCGCAAAAGTTGTTGTATAAGCTAG